The Silene latifolia isolate original U9 population chromosome 4, ASM4854445v1, whole genome shotgun sequence region ATCATCAAACCCCCAAAACAATCAACAATTGAGCAAGATGGAGGCTTTGATGACACAAGTGATTGAGACACAAAAAAGCTTTGCTAATCATGTCCAAAAAACTGACCAAGTTAGGGATGTCACCATCAAAATGTTTGAGACCCAAATTGCTCAACTTGCTACCTCAAATGCTCAAAGACAACAACGTCAATTGCCACCTCAAGGAGCACAACCTCATGAAACCGCAAAtgtcatcactttgaggagtTGTACCACTTATGATGAACCCCCTatgtaacactcccatactccaagtgccttaccaggaccacttaaggcatggaaatgctaccatctcgttTACCCGAGAAAATggatatcaaatagaccataaagaaacatactttaaaaaTTAAGTTTAAAGCAATACAAGTTCAAattccaaaactgataaagtacaATACAAAAGTTCTCAAATTGTCAAACCAACTAATTAAATAAAAGAATGttcgacacaacggaagacttctaaaatagctcgtgatgactcaacccagctatcccatgcgcatcaactcatacctgctcaataactactcaccatccccgaatggatcaccacagtttttaaaacaattaaacggggtcagtactgattacacaaaacaaacagctgtAATAGAACAACATTACAATCCAATCTAACCAAccaaactccgtcacatcaccacacacctgactacacactaaggtgtgtagtcctgccagaatactcatcacaacaagtattccacaccgccagtaggggaccgcagccattcccacctaagccccgctcatctcatccgagcgataaacccaagttcctaaatgtgcacatcccttatgtggcgggttcccaGAAGCGAATCAAGGACGTGAATCAACTCCCAGTGACCCCACTCActccgaggatgcacctcgcaaaAACCACGGACAATATACAATAACCACATTatactaccaacaatcaccaattccaattccaattccaatatgatatacaacacaacaacaaacaatcaccaacacattatgtaatcaatactgagtagggaaaacctacctggaatagcaatcacacgagaccgtcaagcagctaatcagaaattttcctctacgaatcctcatCCTATAACatgcattcatacaattactaccaaatcCACATGATACACCCAAAATccccaacattacccaattagggttttaatcaaactcaacaaaacgctataaaaattatataagaaacttaccctcgacacaacgatcacaacggcgtaaagaataaGACAATCCGACagtcctagccttgggatttgttaacaatgcgatggACGCGATGTACGTAACTGTTAatcttctctttgaaaggtttttagaatgttaaaagtgattaaaCAAAGTGACAAAatcccttttatattaatctcgcattattaacaaaacccggctaatcaacctgtaaaacacacttactcgatcgagtgccccttactcgatcgagtgtcacacttactcgagCGAGTACCCATCAAGTCAGctactattttgcgtaaaaagatacttactcgacagagtaagtctcactcgatagagtacccacagatatagaaaaccgtagtattattacaatcttccctccttaaaaagaacttcgtccccgaagttccaacccatagacaaaaacaaaacatactatctccactccgacacaacaacataatcacaactcaaaacaaaactcaaaacacaaCTCCCAAAcaacactcaaaccgactcaaggcaactactaactgtactaaaaccaacCTAAAACATACAAAAACCTTATGTGActatctcctaccccccctaaaagaaacatggttacatccccgtaactaaacatacctgataaaaaaaaagagacggataccgctccctcatagcctcctccgcctcccaagtagcctcctcaacctcattgttagaccaaagaaccttaagtaacactgtttccccatgtctagttttccgaaccttgcgatcaagaatctgttttggcacctcaagataagaaaAGGACTCATCCAACACGATGTTCTCtacatctaacacatgtgaaatatcactcacatacttccgtaactgagacacatgaaacacattatgcaccctgtCCAAAGCAGTTGGcaacgctaaccggtaagcaacctcacccacacgatctaagatctcatacggtccgataaacttctggctcagcttccctttattaccaaatctcatgaccccacgcataaaagacactttcaaaagaaccttgtccccaacctgaaactctatgtcatgaCGATGTAAATctacataactcttttgtctatcctgggccgctttcatcttttgtctgatcagcttaacctattttaccatctcctgtaccatttGTGGTCCTAGCACCACTAcatcagctctatcatcccagcaaatcggactcctacacctcctcccatacaaagcctcaaaaggtgccataccaatactcgtgtgatagctgttgttataagaaaactcaatcagatccaatctctcctcccagctaccaccaaaatccataacgcaagctcgcaacatatcctctaaagtcttgatggtcctctctgtctggccatctgtcgcaggatgaaatgcagtactcatcttcaaagtagttcccatcaactcctgcaactctttccaaaatcgcgatatgaacctcgcatctctatctgacactatatctttaggcatCCCATGCAaatgaaccacatgcttcctatatgccaaagctaactgtatcttggtccaaatatctttcatcggcacaaaatgagctgacttggtcaaacgatcaactataacccatatcatgttattaccctgttgactcctcgacaaacccactataaaatccatagagatagactcccatttccactcaggtacctcaagagactgaatcttaccttgtggtcgtcgctgctcccccttaactctctcatatgtcaaacaacgagccacaaactcagctgtttccttcttcatcctaggccaccagaaagtcttcttcaaatctttatataacttgtcaccgcttagatgtaccgaatatggtgtgcaattagcctctgtcatgatcaccttttcaactcctcatcactaggaacacaccatatcccatcaaatctcacaccgccactgtatgaatagagaatcgagacaccgtccttttctctactccagctctccactcctcaatcttaggatccaacgcctgtttcaTGCGGATGTCATCATAAAGATATgactccactgtcaagtcccctctagcatcccctttctgtatcatatgtatccccatctgccccacctcatctctcaacctcattaaagacatagctgtgcaaagagaatgcacactcttcctgctcaacgcatctgcaaccacattagccttcccttcatggtatataatatccatgtcataattctcaatcagcttcatccacctcctctgtctcatgttcaactccttttgagtgaagatgtacttgagactcttgtgatctgaaaacaccttaaagatcgccccataaagatagtgcctccaaatcttgagagcaaacacaactgcacccaactccagatcatgtgtcgggtagttctccttatacggcttcaattgcctagaagcataggcaattactttcccgttctgcatcaacacacatcccaaactattctttgaagcatctgtgtacacttcaaagttctcacacccttcaggtaatgctaagattggagttgtggtcaaacgctcctttaacgtttgaaacgccgtctcacaaatTTCaccccaacgaaacctgttctctttcctcatcaaagttgtcataggtctggctatcttggaaaaatctttcacaaaccgtcgatagtaccctgcaAAACCCAAGAAACTCATGATCTCTgctacattcttcggtgcttcccaccgagtaactacctctatctttgcaggatccacagcaacacccttctttgaaatcacattccccagaaaagcaacctcctctaaTCAGAACTCACAcatagacaactttgcatacagctaattatctcgcaaagtctgcaacactatcctcaaatgctcctcatgctcctccttagtcttagaatagactaagatatcatcgataaagaccaccacaaaccgatccaaaaactaactgaagacccggttcatcagatccataaaaactgcaggtgcattagacaacccaaacgacatcacaacatactcatagtgaccatacctcgatgtaaaagctgtcttcggtatgtccgcCTCCCaaatcttcacctgatgataacCCGACTTCAAATCAATCTGAGAAAAGACTGCTGCTCCGTTCAACTAATCAAAccaatcatctatccttggcaaaggatacctgttcttcacggtaaccctgttcagctctctgtagtcgatacaCAAGCTCAAACTCccctctttctttttcacaaacaagactggtgctccccacggtgatacactaggtctaatgtatcccctctcaattaaatcatccagctgtttcttcatctcctctaactccttaggacccatgcggtatggGGTCTTatagattggtcccgtccctggtttcaactcaacactgaaatctatctccctcttcggtggaaAACCTGGTATCTCATCTGGGAAAACATCTGGATCGACTGCAAAAGAAGTACTCGATCGTCAACATTTCACTCAATCGACTGCAAAAGAAGTCCCCATatgtgctttactcgatcgactgcaaaagaagtactcgatcgtcaacatttcactcgatcgagtacaaaaagtactcgatcgagctcttttctcgcgtaagctctttagtttcgtcattcttcctttggatttgcgtaaaaattccccaaacctgcataaaaacacgtgcaaaaatatcccaaaataccaaatacgctaaggaacagtctatagtcttaaatctatgctaaaaactgtctaaaagctaattgtcctaattaaaagcaataaaagaaattcaacgaaaaatacaaaaattgtttttacaaggtgttacacggggcatttccccgctcacttcccaatgcaattcagtagccccttggagggctcctgactggaggacgtcatctcagcaacattgattgtcctcttcagcttccatgagcttgaatttgaatcatttaattcagtaggaggggaatagttcacattcacatatgcacgaactttcctcatccttgctcctttatcaccgtTTTTAGCATCCTCACTCCCAATTTGATTGACATTAATTTCACAatgtcctttgacagctccttcattgctttcatctgtacctgcagcaaggaaaacagacgaactttcctcctttttgctctcaacttgaggcggaggggtaacagtagcagcacaatactccaaattttcatctggagtgtcaataataggatcaatagaagagagggcattgcaaggctgagcttgcatgggagccctccggaacttagactgatggaatatcagctcctcgtcccctacctgaaaagtcaaagtctTACCCCGACGTCTATTCGCACGGGCGAgtagataaaaatggtctccctaaaataataggggtgtgtgcatcttaggggatgtctaagacaacaaaatcaacgggaataaagaacctcccgatccgaACAGTATGTCTTCTATTATACCTAGTGgtgtgatatactacggtcggccatccggacggtcatgttggtgcaactcactttgtcaaaccaagtctcttagccagagacaacggtaagacactcacgctagcgcctagatcgcataacgcgttatcaatcaaatgggtaccgatatgacacggaattgagaaactacccggatctgactgtttgggaggtaacttattttgaaataggaccgtccctacctcagtcaaagctactgtctcattgtcactaatatgcctcttacgcgttaaaatttctttcataaatttaaggtaagagggtacctttgtcagcaactcggtgaatggcacagtgacttctaaacttctcagaagttcgacaaatttgccgaattgctgattagctttagtactctgcagacacctcgggaagggaaccgtgataggtatctcgagtcccttgtttctctcttctaaTGTATCAGCCGgagcaagctctgtatcctttggacgcttcttacctctcgaacgaggtctttcaggtgatttatcgcttaatcgagcactagcaggcccTCGATCAAGCTTCCCGTCATCTAAACTACTCGATTGACCAAaaatcccattcgatcgagtagtttcttcattaatatcactcgatcgagtggaaatctcactcgatcgaacagtctgcttttcctgttcactcgatcgagtagaaaaaccactcgatcgagtactttgaccatcaaaactgctcgatcgacctccagaaaccagtcgatcgagtactttcttagccgtcagctcatttccttcgacagaacactgttcatcttcagttatagccttcctcgggtctgatttttgcattttcggtacctcgtatgaacgaccgcttctcaaatttatcaaatttaccgtctcatgtggattcttctcattttgagtcggtaattgaccctgctttcttgtggattgattcgtggctagttgggcaacttgagtttcaagtgccttaatgggACATCTTTCGTTGATCACTCACCGCCACGCTTTGTAAAGgactgcaacatagacttaagctcacctatttcactcaccccaccagaagatgatgcaccgtgattgggaggagggaaggaaggaggcttctgaaagccttgttgattcttatgtggaggaacatacggctgctTTCTTTGGTGCGGAGgagggtaggattgagcacattttgactagtccacctcaaattgggatggatcgccccttggttgttgtaataggaacccctccttgcctatattgttgaaaggcaaggacttgttccttctccacaaGACAACCAACAacagtgtggccatcattactcccacatctctcacatgtgtgatctcccctctagtaagaacatggaccgtccgAGGCTCCCAGTGACTTGTAACTCTAatttgtcaaatctagcattcatggcttccagctgagccacaacctgcttatcgactgTAAGAACTGTTCTTATACTATCcatcgggtttccatactcagcactgtgattcgccatctcttcaataagggcccatcccttatcatcatctgtattttcctggaatctcccactagatgacgcgtcaagtatggctctgtggtcgtcatacagcccattgtagaactaattagctataaaccatgggtcaaaatcatggtgaggaatagacctcaccaacttcttgaatcgtgaccacgcctcatataaagtctcatcgggagcctgcCTGAAACGGTAATCTTGTGGACAGGCTAAAGTCGTAtgcctcaaattaacaatttatatcacttaaatccaaatactaaacagtagtaaagcggaaataagggtcgaacccaagggaatcagattaacaatttatgcaatttatggtgTAGGAACAGTCgatctttaatgtaattaaagatcgTAGTAACAAAAGGGGGGGATTTGAGTTGATTTTCTAATAAACTAAGATTAAAAGCTAATGCAAATTGAGTAATAAAACTAATGACTTTCGGTGTATCAAATGATTTAAAAGGATCTTAGAgccaagcatatatccacactcaataacagttgatcactgtaagacggtttcaattactaatcttgattactctatcgtgaatgacaaattccaattctccttacgaatagttaattaaaacgaatcccgttcttaatcaaccctaactgttaaacaaccttaacaatccagttcaagatttaattcaacagcagcaatataaaatagagaactcgatagagaataaataatgcatacaatccagttgcactttagatatttatgtgaatcgcttctaagtactaatatcaacgtatccCGTTCAATATTAATTCCTAGCTGTTACTAGCGTAgagttaatcaataaatcctattcaattaacaatactaacaatagaatgaagaaatcaatcactagttgtacacctagcaataatcaatcgaaattcataaaattaataactaagcaattcacaataatcaagacaagaaattaaaacattcaaactcacaatcgTATTAAGAGTGCTTCAATTGCTCGAATCCAAGAAGAAAGATTAGTTACACATCGTctgctaataacaataataggGTTTTCTCTCCTCAAAGTTGTGTCAATCTtttctaaaactaaaataatcagttatatagtaataaggtaaataattaaagtaggaaataaagtactagaaataataataataataataaaattcatcggaacaaaccgagtcaaataaggaaacaaaacacGAGAATTTAATTGGAAACAAAGCTGGAAGCGTGACACAGCAGCACGCGCATAGGTCGCACATAGGTCGCGCCTCGGTCGCGCGTAGGTCGAACGCAGGTCAAACGCAGTCACGAGCTGCGCCGCCGCCTTTTCTTTTCCGATTTATGCGCTCTCAATTAGCGCACTCTAAGCGCACGCGTCTCATGTATCTCCATAGGTATCCGGGCCTATCTCTCCTCGGACTTGGACTctgtttaaaacttgtaaaacCGGCCCAATAGCTAACCAAAGCTCACTAACAAATAACCTGCAATTAAGCTTCATAATACTACTCCAAGCCATTAAAACCATACTAAATCGCTCCAAATAACTACGACTAAATGAGTCGTATCAAATTCCCCATGCTTGaacttttactcgtcctcgaTGTAAAACCAAAGAACACAATGAAAAAGCATACCAACACTCAAACCCAAAGACATGGTAGAAAAATGACAGACAACAAGAATGCTCACTTCCCTCTCACGCCCTCCAAAGCACCCTCAAAAAGTGTAATCGTTTCCACCGCCTAGCAAAGAGTAACACACCCACATCCTCAAAATACAAAAGagcaaagtaacaataattagtgACCGTAGTCACCACAATAGagcaatagaaaacaatgctacGCCCCTTATCGCTCCATCCTAACCAAAAATTCACAAGGCTCACAATAAAAACCAACTAGCCATGTATATAATCTTAGACACCTCTACTCCACTAACTAGCACAAAACCAACAACCGCCATAGCAAGGTGCAACCAACAACAACATAGCACCGCGGTTCTCCTCACCTTAGCCACTAGTCCTACCCGACCGACCTTCTTTAGCACCTTTCTTATGACGCCACACCAAAAACAGGACACAAAAATTAGTGTGaaatggattttttttttctaaatctctcattttgcctagagcgcCCGCCCTTGCGAGTTTTCACTCTAGCTATTTCCTCACACTACTCTCGTGGCACGCatctcaattcttcattttacccggagcgccctttcgggttttcactccgtcctcggccacttttcccatttttgcctaggcgccctttcgggttttcacctagccgggatactttcctttcttttttttcttttcttttttcaatttttttccgttttttttttttgctgttttttttttaaattggaaAGCAAACTAAATTACAAACGACGGAATAAAATGTACAATAGTGACTATACCCCTCCCCATGCTTGAACTCAACATTGTCCCCAATGTTGTACGAATGTACGGGAACACAAAAGAAACAAGAAGGGGCATACCACCAACTAGGAAGAAGGAGACCCGCAGCGACGGGTCTGCCGGACTCTTGCACGAGCCCCTCTGCCAACTCTCCATACATGGAATCCACGGGGTTTTTGTAAGACCCCGGATTCATGTCCTTGAACATGTCACTCATCTCTCAATTCCTCAGCTCAATCGCTACACGGCCTCGCCAAGAGGCATCATCAATAGCTTCTCCACCACTAGTACCCTCACCATCATCAGCCTCCTCTTCCTCATCATTCACAGGTTCGCCCGAACCGCCATGAGCCTCCTCCTCCATAGCCACGGCCTCACCACAAAGAACTCCAACAACTTACGACAACTTTTGAGGTAGTTTCGCATCTTTTCGGGGTGGATTTTTCCGTTTTGGGGCCATCTAACAACAACACAGCAATAaaccaataacaacaacaacaaaacagcaGCAACTCGACAACACCGGCAATCTCAACAACACCACAGCAACTCCAACACTCCCTTTATCCAAAGAATAACTACACAAGACTCCTCGCACCACACAAAAACTTCAACAACTCAGCACTCCCACAACACAGCCCAGCACTACCTGTCTACCTAACCTCACTTCACCAACACCTAGTCACAGCAACTCTAGCAACAAATTCACAAAGAACTCCAAAGAACAAATTCACAACAATCCAGAAATTCACAGCCTAGCAACAACGCAGCAACCCAAGAAATACACTCAGCAACTCCAACAACAACTCACGACAGCCACTACCTCACTCGCGACAAAACCAGACACCTGAACCTTACGACAGCCTTCAATTCAGTAACAGTGCCCAGCAGAGAAATTGAAATTAAGCATAAGTACTTACAGACCAACCGCAATTGTTAAGAACTTGAAACTCGCCGAAATAGAGACAACAAACCCAATTCAGGCCTCAAAATCGCTTCCACCCAGGTATCAATTTTCGAGTTCATAAATTAAGGGTATGAAACCCAGATTTCCGCCCCAAATTCAGCAGTACAGGACGAAATTTCAGCAACAATGGATCGAACTCACAAATTAGGGACTGAGCAGTTCGAAGTCGACACACAATACCCAGATTAAGCGCTCAAAAACGAATTGGGGCAGAAATTGTTTAAATGTTTCAATTCCAAAATTAGGGTTAGAGAACCCCCAAATTTTCGGACCAAATTCAGCAACAATAGGACAAATTTCAGCATTAAAGGGACGATTTTGTTGTTGAAATAATAGTGAATGAACACGATATGGGAATTGCAGCAAGAATCCCCAATTGTTTCAGAAATTAGGGTTATAAACCCCAATTTTTTGCACCAAATTTAAGTAGTATAGAGATGAATTTGGAATTTGAACAATGAATGAACAAGAAGCAACGATATTGTGCGGATtatatttttttgatttattGAGCATCAATTTGTGGGAGAGATTTGGAAATAAGAAGGATTTGTATGGAAGTGATTTGATTTTTAGGAAATAGGAAGAAGAAAGGGAAGGGTTATTACCTGAGAAAGAGGCGCGCGACATTCAGGCAAACCTCGGGTGAGCGTCGAACGCGCGTTGGGTGCGCATAGGGTGAATGTCGAGCGCGAGATGAAGACTGCTCGTTATTAATTCTTCGATTTATGCGCGCGGAGTTAATGCGCTCGATGCTCAACTATGGCGCGCAATACTTGACCCCTCCGTCTCGAGGACTTTTCCTCCCGTCTTGAAATATTATTCTACGGTCCTAGTATACATAATAAACCgtcaaaataaaattaattaaaacgagtaataaacataaaacaataaaatttcTAATTACTAATGAAACGAAATAAATTAACTAACTATGAACCTtaattaaagaaatattacaaagaAAAAGGATACAAaacccgggttgcctcccgtgAGCGCTTTTGTTTAACGTCGTTGGCTCGACATCTCCGGAATGGTAACCACCCGACTgaagataggaagaagtaaacTACCTTAACTTACCAACAGGTTTGGAAGAGGAAGAATGATGACGAGATTTTATATGGATAGTTTGCAAACCTTTCCCGGAGCCCTTCCGGCGAATTAACTTATCAAACCAAGCCTCATTTTTACCTCTAAATGCCCTCGCATCGTCCCGACAATCCCATAAGATAACACACCTTTGTTCCTTATGAGGGGATCCCTGCAAAACACAAGACACATTGCTCGGAATAGGAGATTTCCGGCACTTTGGTAACACATGGTTAGTAGAAGTGTCTATGGCACACAATGAATGAATTGTCGGAGAACGATAAGATGGTTTATTAATTTCAAATTTAACAACCGTCCCATCAAATTCCATGGTAACAGAACCTTTAGGGACATCTATCTTCGTCCCCGCGGTCCTCAAGAATGGTCTCCCTAATAAGACCAGTATAGCACCgcctcatttttcatatccgaacATAAAAGTCAGTAGGAAGGCCAACTTTCCAACCCCTACCATGACATTCTCCACAATCCCCTTAGGATAGACACTAGACCTATCAGCCAACTGAACTACAACACTAGTGTCTTTTAAAGGTCCAAGTTTCAGAGTCTCATAAATAGCAAAAGGGATGACATTAATAGACGCCCCTAAATCTAACATGGCCTTCTCAAACCTAAGGTCTCCTATGGTACAAGGGATAGCAAACATACCAGGGTTACCACATTTAGGGGGTAATTTCTTTTGAAATAGAGCAGACACATATTCACTAATAATCTCCCCCTTGGAACCCTTACCCTTTACTTTCTTCATCCCTTTCAATTTGTTATTCCTCTTAATAGTGCATAATTCTTTTAAAAACTTAGCATATTTAGGAACACTCTTTAAAAGATTAAGAAGAGGGATATTTACCTCGCACTTTTGAAATACCTCATAAATGTCTTTGTCATGCTCAAAGTGATGGGTTCTCTTCAATGCATCGGGAAAAGGTACCTCCGGTTCCTCCTTCGGTATAGAAGAGGGAATctgctccttctccttgacattAGAAGCTTTTTCATCTTCCTCGATCACTATCTCTTCCTCTTTTTCATGAATGGTCACCACCTTAGGCTTAGCTTTTGGCTTTTCAATCTCGACCAATTGCCTACCATTCCTTAATGATACGGCACTCACATTCTCCCTAGGATTCACCACCATTTGAGATGGTAGTGCATTAGAATCTCTAGCCTCCAACCGATTAATTGCGGTACGGTGACTAACCGATTTTCAAGATTCTTAAAATTTTGCTTATTATCTGCTCTATCTTGAGTAACACTGAGAGTAAGAGCCCGAATCATATCCTCCGTGGACATTGATGAACTCGGTGGTGCTTGCTCATTGCTTATTGAGGTACTTGTTGATTAAATTGTTGTCCTTGTGG contains the following coding sequences:
- the LOC141651851 gene encoding uncharacterized protein LOC141651851 yields the protein MVVNPRENVSAVSLRNGRQLVEIEKPKAKPKVVTIHEKEEEIVIEEDEKASNVKEKEQIPSSIPKEEPEVPFPDALKRTHHFEHDKDIYEVFQKCEVNIPLLNLLKSVPKYAKFLKELCTIKRNNKLKGMKKVKGKGSKGEIISEYVSALFQKKLPPKCGNPGMFAIPCTIGDLRFEKAMLDLGASINVIPFAIYETLKLGPLKDTSVVVQLADRSSVYPKGIVENVMVGVGKLAFLLTFMFGYEK